The following coding sequences lie in one Treponema socranskii subsp. buccale genomic window:
- the nusG gene encoding transcription termination/antitermination protein NusG, whose translation MAKNWYILHTYTGYEQKIEKTIRLLLESKDIDPSVVTDVKVPVEEIIELKDGKQHSRKNKFLPGYIMLEMDLPELDWKKTCTAIRRIQGVTGFVGTNPSDRPRPISADEAKNLLQKSGAIKGEKPVRVKQSYAVGDKVKIIDGPFASFSGDIDEVNTEKDRLRVTVQIFGRATPVEVSLMQVEKI comes from the coding sequence ATGGCAAAGAATTGGTATATTCTGCATACCTATACGGGGTATGAGCAGAAGATCGAAAAGACAATCAGATTGCTGCTCGAATCGAAAGATATAGATCCTTCTGTCGTTACGGACGTCAAAGTTCCCGTTGAAGAGATTATCGAATTAAAAGACGGTAAGCAGCATTCGCGCAAAAATAAATTTTTGCCGGGTTATATCATGCTCGAAATGGATTTGCCGGAGCTTGATTGGAAAAAGACGTGTACGGCGATCCGCCGCATTCAGGGCGTAACGGGTTTTGTCGGAACGAATCCGAGCGATCGTCCGCGCCCCATTTCCGCAGATGAAGCGAAAAATCTTTTGCAAAAGTCCGGCGCGATAAAGGGCGAAAAGCCCGTCCGCGTCAAGCAGTCGTACGCCGTCGGCGACAAAGTGAAGATCATCGACGGTCCTTTCGCGTCGTTCAGCGGGGACATCGACGAAGTGAATACGGAAAAAGACAGGCTTCGCGTTACGGTGCAGATTTTCGGCCGCGCGACACCCGTCGAAGTCAGCCTCATGCAGGTTGAAAAGATCTAG
- a CDS encoding HDOD domain-containing protein, producing MAAQKIAVDLEKIKTAIHSGIPLSITTYTLPREMETYMGDILSAFLTELDQQQMIQYLSYCLSELMTNAKKANTKRVYFSEKHLNIMDAGDYKAGMATFKADTLGNIDHYLQLQKKAGLYVKLLLQVRANKIRIEVRNNCPLTVFEYKRIHDKLTRAQQYASIEEALSQILDDSEGAGLGLIIMILMLEKIGLTEENFQTISENGETITRIILPLSEKTKRELSVIALEFIKTINNLPQFPDNIVRLNRLLNDPYSKMSDIAMQISNDATLTGELLKLVNSAAFALANPCANIADAVKLVGLRGIRNLLYSIGSIKTLSNVPGSKKTLWAHAYQVAFYAYNMARNFCPNERAVIDDAYICGLLHDMGKIIFETAHPDLLEHVMTVCSGKGISKETFEKLISGVNHGEVGARVAEKWNFPETVSNVIRYHHEPEEAPQDIRKLASLIYLADAIAHYQQGDIDFYQIDPEVLSLFKITSEAQLKTISDRMYTAFKRNRI from the coding sequence ATGGCCGCACAAAAAATAGCAGTCGATCTTGAAAAGATCAAAACGGCGATTCATTCGGGCATCCCCCTTTCGATTACGACATATACGCTTCCGCGCGAAATGGAAACATACATGGGCGACATACTCAGCGCATTTTTGACCGAATTGGATCAGCAGCAGATGATTCAATATTTGAGTTATTGCCTGAGCGAGCTCATGACGAATGCAAAAAAAGCGAATACGAAGCGCGTCTACTTTTCGGAAAAGCATCTGAATATTATGGACGCGGGCGATTATAAAGCCGGCATGGCGACGTTTAAGGCGGATACGCTCGGCAACATCGACCATTATCTGCAGCTGCAAAAAAAAGCGGGCTTGTATGTAAAGCTTTTGCTGCAGGTACGTGCGAATAAAATCCGTATCGAAGTGCGGAATAATTGCCCGCTCACCGTTTTCGAATACAAACGCATTCACGATAAGCTCACGCGGGCGCAGCAGTATGCTTCCATTGAAGAAGCGCTTTCACAGATTCTCGACGATTCCGAAGGTGCGGGGCTCGGTCTCATTATCATGATTTTGATGCTCGAAAAAATCGGTTTGACGGAAGAAAATTTCCAAACGATTTCGGAAAACGGAGAAACGATCACGCGCATCATACTGCCGCTCTCCGAAAAGACAAAACGGGAACTTTCGGTCATCGCGCTGGAATTTATTAAAACGATCAACAATCTGCCGCAGTTCCCGGACAACATCGTCCGGCTGAACCGCCTTTTAAACGATCCCTATTCGAAGATGTCGGACATAGCGATGCAGATCAGCAACGATGCGACGCTCACCGGAGAATTGTTAAAGCTCGTCAATTCCGCAGCTTTCGCGCTTGCAAACCCGTGCGCGAATATCGCGGATGCGGTAAAGCTCGTCGGCCTTCGCGGTATCCGAAACCTTTTGTACAGTATCGGCTCCATTAAAACGCTGTCAAACGTTCCGGGCAGCAAAAAAACGCTGTGGGCGCACGCATATCAAGTTGCATTTTACGCATACAATATGGCGCGCAATTTTTGTCCGAACGAGCGCGCGGTCATCGACGATGCATACATCTGCGGCTTGCTCCACGATATGGGAAAAATCATTTTCGAAACGGCTCATCCGGATTTACTCGAACACGTTATGACCGTCTGCAGCGGAAAAGGTATTTCAAAAGAAACGTTCGAAAAATTGATATCCGGCGTAAACCACGGCGAAGTCGGTGCGCGCGTTGCGGAAAAATGGAATTTTCCGGAAACGGTTTCGAACGTTATCCGCTATCATCACGAACCCGAAGAAGCGCCGCAAGATATTCGAAAGCTCGCCTCGCTCATATATCTCGCCGATGCGATCGCGCACTACCAACAGGGCGATATCGATTTTTATCAAATCGATCCGGAAGTACTCTCGCTTTTCAAAATTACATCGGAAGCACAGTTGAAAACCATCTCCGACAGAATGTATACCGCATTCAAACGCAACCGTATATAA
- a CDS encoding FecR family protein translates to MDFIKIKNAVSLALITLCFALPLCAASAKVVSAEGKVEVARGGKWVRLAVNDTVSEGEVISTGFKSKATLRCKGSLLQLGALTRITLEKLVASEKSDTVAVYLNTGAVKSTVKPLENRRVHYTVRNPVAVASVRGTEFDFSGDGVISCSEGAVAAYSARSYIASAVNAVPAEGKSSAATPASDIAPSAPAGTVVVLREQTVVFSPDGMTSGPAKSALAAASQVAASMRTPAETESVGTGASVIRNAQVPKSVGTVKVNLSFDN, encoded by the coding sequence ATGGATTTTATTAAAATTAAAAATGCGGTTTCGCTCGCGCTTATAACCTTGTGTTTTGCGCTTCCGCTTTGTGCCGCTTCCGCAAAGGTTGTTTCCGCGGAAGGCAAAGTCGAAGTCGCACGCGGCGGAAAATGGGTTCGGCTCGCCGTGAACGATACCGTCTCCGAAGGGGAAGTCATATCGACGGGGTTTAAGTCGAAAGCGACGCTCCGCTGTAAGGGTTCGTTGCTGCAGCTCGGCGCACTTACGCGGATCACTCTGGAAAAGCTTGTTGCAAGCGAAAAGAGCGATACGGTTGCCGTCTATTTGAATACGGGTGCGGTAAAGTCTACGGTAAAACCCCTTGAAAACCGCCGGGTACATTATACGGTGAGAAATCCCGTCGCGGTCGCTTCCGTGCGCGGTACGGAATTCGATTTCAGCGGAGACGGTGTGATTTCATGTTCCGAGGGAGCTGTCGCCGCTTACAGTGCGCGTTCGTATATTGCTTCCGCTGTAAATGCCGTACCGGCTGAAGGAAAGTCGAGCGCTGCAACTCCGGCTTCCGATATAGCGCCTTCGGCTCCGGCAGGCACCGTTGTCGTGCTGAGGGAGCAAACCGTCGTGTTTTCTCCCGACGGTATGACTTCGGGTCCGGCAAAGTCCGCACTCGCTGCCGCTTCGCAGGTTGCCGCAAGTATGAGAACTCCGGCCGAAACCGAAAGCGTCGGTACCGGTGCATCGGTTATCCGGAATGCGCAAGTACCGAAAAGCGTCGGAACGGTTAAAGTAAATCTTTCGTTTGACAATTGA
- the secE gene encoding preprotein translocase subunit SecE — protein sequence MSKVIQFFRESKAELKKVVWPSRDDVVSSVIVVIVSTFVVAVILGLLDLGFTAAFRAIMK from the coding sequence ATGTCAAAAGTTATTCAGTTTTTTCGCGAAAGCAAAGCCGAACTTAAAAAAGTCGTTTGGCCGTCCCGTGACGACGTCGTCTCTTCCGTAATCGTTGTTATCGTTTCGACCTTTGTCGTCGCCGTTATACTCGGCTTGCTCGATTTGGGATTTACCGCCGCGTTCCGCGCGATCATGAAATAG
- the rplA gene encoding 50S ribosomal protein L1, whose product MKRGKKYRASAAKYDLTKKYLVADACKMVQDMKYAAFDETVEAHISLKLGKNASVRDTLVFPNQFTAEKKVLVFCKDDRAKEALDAGATYAGADEYIQKVKDGWLDFDIAVATPDMMKDVGRLGMVLGRKGLMPNPKTGTVTNDIVHAIGELKKGRTEFRADKGGVIHIAVGKVSMDPGKIAENVDVLLNEVRRRKPVDAKAGYIATVSLSSTMGPGVWIDYKEGE is encoded by the coding sequence ATGAAGCGTGGAAAAAAATATCGCGCGTCTGCAGCAAAATACGATCTTACGAAAAAATACCTCGTCGCCGACGCGTGCAAAATGGTACAGGATATGAAATATGCCGCTTTCGATGAAACGGTCGAAGCGCATATTTCCCTCAAACTCGGCAAAAATGCAAGCGTCCGCGATACGCTCGTATTCCCGAATCAGTTTACCGCCGAAAAGAAAGTGCTCGTCTTTTGCAAAGACGACCGCGCAAAAGAAGCGCTCGACGCGGGTGCGACTTACGCCGGAGCGGACGAATATATTCAAAAGGTAAAAGACGGCTGGCTCGATTTCGACATCGCCGTCGCCACTCCCGATATGATGAAAGACGTCGGTCGTCTCGGTATGGTGCTCGGACGCAAAGGTCTTATGCCGAACCCGAAGACGGGAACGGTTACGAACGACATCGTTCACGCGATCGGCGAACTCAAAAAAGGACGCACCGAATTCCGCGCGGATAAAGGCGGCGTCATCCACATTGCGGTCGGCAAAGTGTCGATGGATCCCGGCAAAATCGCGGAAAACGTCGATGTACTTTTAAACGAAGTGCGCCGCCGCAAACCGGTCGATGCGAAAGCCGGTTATATCGCGACCGTTTCCCTGAGTTCTACGATGGGACCCGGCGTATGGATCGACTATAAGGAAGGAGAATAA
- the rplJ gene encoding 50S ribosomal protein L10, whose translation MAVKAKKVQPAKTAAIEAAKKTFSDYNDFIFADYRGMTVEQITQLRRKLREQSAVLKVVKNNFARIAFADMKIDNVADYLKGPTVVAMVKEDSNEVAKTLFDFTKDAPTLNVKGGFIGKEIYDAAKISEFSKIPGKKTLIAMLMSAINGPARQLAATLQAYVDKKAAGGDASPSAPVTDAPKAEAAAEAPKAEEAPAAAAEAPKADAAPASEAPKADAAPAEKPAEGTAEAPKADAAPEA comes from the coding sequence ATGGCCGTCAAAGCAAAAAAAGTGCAGCCTGCAAAAACGGCTGCGATAGAAGCAGCGAAAAAGACATTTTCCGATTACAACGACTTCATTTTCGCCGATTACCGCGGTATGACGGTCGAACAGATTACGCAGCTTCGCAGAAAACTCCGCGAACAGAGCGCCGTCCTTAAAGTCGTCAAAAACAATTTCGCGCGAATCGCCTTTGCGGATATGAAAATCGACAACGTTGCCGATTACCTTAAAGGGCCGACCGTCGTCGCGATGGTAAAAGAAGATTCGAACGAAGTTGCAAAGACGCTGTTCGACTTTACGAAAGACGCGCCGACTTTAAACGTCAAAGGCGGCTTTATCGGCAAAGAGATCTACGATGCGGCGAAGATTTCGGAGTTTTCGAAGATTCCGGGCAAAAAGACGCTTATCGCGATGCTCATGTCCGCGATCAACGGACCTGCCCGCCAGCTTGCAGCGACGCTGCAGGCGTACGTCGACAAAAAAGCGGCCGGCGGAGACGCTTCACCGTCTGCTCCGGTAACCGACGCTCCGAAGGCGGAAGCGGCGGCCGAAGCTCCGAAAGCGGAAGAAGCGCCCGCTGCTGCAGCGGAGGCTCCGAAAGCCGACGCGGCTCCCGCATCCGAAGCGCCGAAAGCCGATGCGGCTCCCGCCGAAAAACCGGCGGAGGGCACAGCCGAAGCTCCGAAAGCGGATGCCGCTCCCGAAGCGTAA
- the rpoB gene encoding DNA-directed RNA polymerase subunit beta — protein MFAKTRTIDRRYIGKDIRNFMDVPDLISIQTSSYESFLQANKIKNREKPLEQGLQEVFTSVFPIESPNGDMNLEFDSYDLDFDNIKFSELECKQKGLTYAVPLKAVIKLVFLQTGTILQKDIYMGDIPLMTDRGTFIINGAERVVVSQIHRSPGVIFCHDKGVYSSRIIPYRGSWLEFEIDQKKELIFAKIDRKKKILGTILLRALGYNTREQIIRCFYTTEEVQVKSDNASREKLVDKVLASAVILRDKDTNEEKRLFNAGIRLHPHEIDDLIANGVSKIVVIKFDTRGKGADEKNESLNSQMIINCFEREEVRYVKEGSVDMEPTKEDVLSAVYQILMPGEPITVEAAEKDLASMFFSERRYDLGRVGRYKLNKKFDYKDDVEDFTLIREDVIQTMKYLIKVYIGDEQIDDIDHLGNRRIRSVGELMTNQLKTAFNRMERIAKERMSLKETETMKPQDLISIKPIVASIKEFFGSSQLSQFMDQVNPLAELTHKRRLNALGPGGLSRERAGFEVRDVHYSHYGRMCPIETPEGPNIGLIVSLAIFTRINDYGFLEAPYRKVENGKVTGKVEYLSAMDEDKYYIGQVVEGIGKDGSFSADMISCRNRGNYTQRSPKDVQYIDVSPRQVISVSASLVPFLEHDDANRALMGCNMQRQAVPLLFPEPPIVGTGMEQKTAYDSGVLIKAKHAGEVVSVTSDCIKVKPEGAKKTEPLDEYILLKYQRTNQDTCYHQRPTVSVGETVKEGDVLADGPATFNGELALGRNILVGFVPWNGYNYEDAVLISQRVVREDMYTSIHIKEFTIEIRETKLGPEKITRDVPNTASKTLDNLDVEGIIRVGAKVRSGDILVGKVTPKSETETTPEFKLLNSIFGEKAKEVRDSSLRVPHGVEGVVIDIQRLRRTQGDDLNPGVDEVVKVLIANKRKLCEGDKMAGRHGNKGVVARILPIEDMPYLEDGTPLDVCLNPLGVPSRMNIGQIMESELGMAGRYLSQYYECPAFQTPSQEQIAEKLKEAGLSPDCKQIVHDGRTGVPFVNPIFVGVIYFMKLHHLVDDKMHARSTGPYSLVTQQPLGGKAQFGGQRLGEMEVWALEAYGAANTLQEMMTIKSDDMNGRSKIYESIVKGDPSSPAGVPESFNVLVQELRGLALDFTIYDAKGKQIALTERDQELIDKAASGFDKENANA, from the coding sequence ATGTTCGCAAAAACCCGAACGATCGACCGCCGCTACATCGGCAAAGACATCCGCAATTTCATGGACGTGCCCGATCTCATTTCGATCCAGACTTCGTCGTATGAAAGTTTTCTTCAAGCAAATAAAATTAAAAATCGCGAAAAGCCGCTCGAACAGGGACTGCAGGAAGTGTTTACGTCCGTGTTTCCGATCGAAAGTCCGAACGGCGATATGAACCTCGAATTCGATTCGTACGACCTCGATTTCGACAATATTAAATTTTCCGAACTCGAATGCAAGCAAAAGGGTTTAACCTATGCCGTGCCGCTGAAAGCGGTTATCAAGCTCGTGTTTCTCCAAACGGGAACCATTTTGCAAAAAGACATATACATGGGCGACATCCCGCTTATGACCGACAGAGGCACCTTTATTATAAACGGAGCCGAGCGCGTCGTCGTCTCACAGATTCACCGATCGCCGGGCGTCATCTTTTGCCACGACAAGGGCGTCTATTCGAGCCGCATCATTCCGTACCGCGGTTCGTGGCTCGAATTCGAAATCGACCAAAAGAAAGAATTGATCTTTGCGAAAATCGACCGCAAAAAGAAAATCCTCGGTACGATTTTGCTGCGCGCGCTCGGCTACAATACGCGCGAGCAGATCATCCGCTGTTTTTATACGACGGAAGAAGTGCAGGTAAAGAGCGATAACGCTTCCCGTGAAAAGCTCGTCGATAAAGTGCTCGCGAGCGCGGTTATCCTGCGCGACAAAGATACGAACGAAGAAAAGCGCCTGTTCAATGCCGGTATCCGCCTGCACCCGCACGAAATCGACGATCTCATCGCAAACGGCGTGAGCAAAATCGTCGTCATCAAATTCGATACGAGGGGCAAGGGCGCCGACGAAAAAAACGAATCGCTCAATTCGCAGATGATCATCAACTGTTTTGAGCGCGAAGAAGTGCGCTACGTCAAAGAAGGTTCCGTCGATATGGAACCGACTAAAGAAGATGTGCTTTCCGCCGTGTACCAGATACTCATGCCGGGAGAACCGATCACCGTCGAAGCCGCCGAAAAAGATTTGGCGTCCATGTTCTTTTCCGAACGCCGCTACGATTTGGGAAGAGTCGGCCGCTATAAGCTCAACAAAAAATTCGACTACAAAGACGATGTTGAGGACTTTACGCTTATCCGCGAAGACGTCATCCAGACGATGAAGTACCTCATCAAAGTATACATCGGCGACGAGCAGATAGACGATATCGACCATCTCGGCAACCGGCGCATCCGTTCCGTCGGCGAACTCATGACGAATCAGCTGAAGACGGCATTCAATCGCATGGAACGCATAGCAAAAGAACGCATGAGTTTAAAAGAAACGGAAACGATGAAGCCTCAGGATTTGATTTCGATCAAACCGATCGTCGCATCCATCAAAGAATTTTTCGGCTCGTCGCAGCTTTCGCAGTTTATGGATCAAGTCAATCCGCTTGCCGAACTTACGCACAAGAGACGCTTGAACGCGCTCGGACCCGGCGGTCTTTCCCGCGAGAGGGCGGGCTTTGAAGTGCGCGACGTTCACTATTCGCATTACGGGCGCATGTGTCCGATCGAAACGCCTGAAGGGCCGAACATCGGACTCATCGTTTCGCTTGCGATTTTTACGCGCATCAACGACTACGGCTTTCTCGAAGCGCCGTACCGTAAAGTCGAAAACGGCAAAGTGACGGGCAAAGTCGAATACCTTTCCGCGATGGACGAAGACAAATACTACATCGGACAGGTCGTCGAAGGTATCGGCAAGGACGGTTCGTTTTCGGCCGATATGATTTCGTGCCGCAACCGCGGAAACTATACGCAGCGCTCGCCGAAAGACGTGCAGTACATAGACGTTTCGCCTCGGCAAGTCATCTCCGTTTCCGCATCCCTCGTTCCGTTCCTCGAACACGACGACGCGAACCGCGCGCTCATGGGCTGCAATATGCAGCGCCAGGCGGTACCGCTCCTGTTCCCCGAACCGCCGATCGTCGGCACCGGCATGGAGCAAAAGACGGCCTACGATTCGGGCGTTCTCATCAAAGCCAAGCACGCGGGTGAAGTCGTGTCGGTGACGAGCGACTGTATCAAGGTAAAACCGGAAGGTGCAAAAAAGACTGAGCCGCTCGACGAATACATCCTGCTCAAATACCAGCGTACGAATCAGGATACCTGCTATCACCAGCGGCCGACCGTTTCCGTCGGAGAAACGGTAAAAGAAGGAGATGTGCTCGCCGACGGACCTGCGACGTTCAACGGAGAACTTGCGCTCGGACGCAATATCCTCGTCGGTTTTGTGCCGTGGAACGGATACAATTACGAAGACGCCGTCCTCATCTCGCAGCGCGTTGTTCGCGAAGATATGTACACGTCGATCCACATAAAAGAATTTACGATCGAAATCCGCGAAACGAAACTCGGTCCCGAAAAAATCACGCGCGATGTTCCGAACACCGCATCGAAAACGCTCGACAATCTCGACGTGGAAGGTATCATCAGAGTCGGCGCTAAAGTGAGAAGCGGCGACATTTTGGTCGGAAAGGTTACGCCGAAAAGCGAAACCGAAACGACGCCCGAATTCAAATTATTAAATTCGATATTCGGTGAAAAAGCGAAAGAAGTGCGCGATTCGTCGCTGCGCGTTCCGCACGGCGTCGAAGGCGTCGTCATCGACATACAGCGGCTGCGGAGGACTCAGGGAGACGATTTGAATCCCGGCGTCGACGAAGTCGTCAAAGTGCTTATCGCAAACAAGCGTAAGCTCTGCGAAGGCGACAAGATGGCCGGACGTCACGGAAACAAGGGCGTCGTCGCGCGCATCCTTCCGATCGAAGATATGCCCTACCTCGAAGACGGCACACCGCTCGACGTCTGCTTGAATCCGCTCGGCGTTCCGTCCCGTATGAATATCGGACAGATCATGGAAAGCGAACTCGGCATGGCCGGCCGCTATTTGAGCCAGTACTACGAGTGCCCCGCATTCCAAACGCCGAGTCAGGAACAGATCGCGGAAAAACTCAAAGAAGCCGGCCTTTCTCCCGACTGCAAACAGATCGTGCACGACGGACGCACGGGAGTTCCTTTCGTTAATCCGATCTTCGTCGGCGTCATCTACTTTATGAAGCTGCATCACCTCGTCGACGACAAAATGCACGCCCGTTCGACCGGTCCCTATTCGCTCGTTACGCAGCAGCCGCTCGGAGGCAAAGCGCAGTTCGGCGGTCAACGTTTGGGCGAAATGGAAGTATGGGCGCTCGAAGCCTACGGTGCGGCGAACACATTACAGGAGATGATGACGATCAAGTCGGACGACATGAACGGCCGCTCGAAGATTTACGAGTCGATCGTCAAAGGCGATCCGTCGTCTCCCGCCGGAGTGCCGGAATCGTTCAACGTCCTCGTACAGGAGCTGCGCGGTCTTGCGCTCGACTTTACGATTTATGATGCGAAGGGCAAGCAGATCGCCCTGACGGAACGCGATCAGGAATTGATCGATAAAGCCGCTTCCGGTTTTGACAAGGAGAATGCCAATGCGTGA
- the rplK gene encoding 50S ribosomal protein L11 → MAGKKVTAVIKLQCPAGAATPAPPIGPALGPHGVSAPKFVQEFNDRTKKMEKGLVIPVVLTVYQDKSYTFILKTPPAAVLIKKALKLEKGSGNPLRDKVGKLSQKDLEEIAKTKMPDVNANDLEAAKKIVAGTARSMGVDVEA, encoded by the coding sequence ATGGCTGGAAAAAAGGTTACGGCTGTCATTAAACTGCAGTGCCCTGCAGGAGCTGCGACGCCGGCGCCCCCGATCGGTCCCGCGTTGGGCCCGCACGGAGTGAGCGCGCCGAAATTTGTCCAAGAATTCAACGACAGAACGAAAAAGATGGAAAAGGGACTCGTCATCCCCGTCGTTCTCACCGTCTATCAGGACAAATCCTACACGTTTATCTTAAAGACCCCGCCTGCCGCCGTCCTCATCAAAAAGGCGCTCAAGCTGGAAAAGGGTTCGGGAAATCCGCTCCGCGACAAAGTCGGAAAGCTTTCTCAAAAGGATCTCGAAGAGATCGCCAAGACGAAGATGCCCGACGTCAACGCGAACGATCTCGAAGCGGCAAAAAAAATTGTCGCCGGTACTGCACGCAGTATGGGCGTCGATGTGGAGGCATGA
- a CDS encoding Nif3-like dinuclear metal center hexameric protein: MTLFELDAYFNSFLKKENFPNDISRNGIQIQNEAPDRKPISKVAFAVDACEATALEAVSLGADVLFVHHGLFWGDCTVLTGSQYKRIAAFIKNDIALCAYHIPLDAHEKLGNNAGLADRIGLKKREPFGEWKNMTIGVKGVLRSPLSADELASLVMRPEKKAVVFPFGPQKIRTVGIISGGAGEDVRQAAAERLDAYITGAFEHEDYHFAKEAGINVIAGGHYETETVGVNLVRAKLEKDLRMETAFIDIPTGL; the protein is encoded by the coding sequence ATGACGCTTTTCGAACTCGACGCGTATTTTAATTCGTTTTTGAAAAAAGAGAATTTCCCGAACGATATATCCCGCAACGGTATTCAAATTCAAAACGAAGCTCCCGACCGTAAACCGATCTCCAAAGTTGCTTTTGCGGTCGACGCGTGCGAAGCGACCGCTCTCGAAGCCGTTTCCCTCGGCGCCGATGTTCTTTTCGTGCATCACGGATTGTTTTGGGGCGACTGTACGGTCTTAACCGGCTCTCAGTATAAACGCATTGCGGCTTTTATAAAAAACGATATCGCGCTGTGCGCATATCATATTCCGCTCGATGCACATGAAAAACTCGGGAACAACGCAGGGCTTGCCGACCGCATCGGTTTGAAAAAAAGGGAGCCTTTCGGCGAGTGGAAAAATATGACGATCGGCGTAAAAGGCGTCCTTCGTTCTCCGCTTTCGGCGGACGAACTCGCATCTCTTGTTATGCGTCCTGAAAAAAAAGCCGTCGTATTTCCGTTCGGACCTCAAAAAATCCGTACGGTCGGAATCATTTCCGGAGGGGCGGGCGAAGACGTGCGGCAGGCTGCGGCCGAACGCTTGGATGCGTATATTACGGGAGCTTTCGAGCACGAAGATTATCACTTTGCAAAAGAGGCGGGTATCAACGTCATCGCGGGCGGCCATTACGAAACCGAAACCGTCGGCGTAAACCTTGTGCGTGCGAAGCTTGAAAAAGATCTGCGCATGGAAACCGCCTTTATCGATATACCGACCGGTTTGTGA
- the rplL gene encoding 50S ribosomal protein L7/L12 yields the protein MAALTNEEILDAIANMTVQQAADLVKAMEEKFGVTAAAPVAVAAAPGAAGGAAAEEQSDFTITLEKFDPAKKIPVIKAIREITGLGLGEAKTLVEGAPKVVKEGVSKADADKIIAQLTEAGGTASKK from the coding sequence ATGGCAGCACTTACGAATGAAGAGATTCTCGACGCGATTGCGAACATGACGGTTCAGCAGGCAGCCGATCTCGTTAAAGCGATGGAAGAAAAATTCGGCGTCACGGCGGCGGCACCCGTAGCAGTTGCGGCAGCACCCGGCGCGGCCGGAGGAGCGGCAGCCGAAGAGCAGAGCGACTTTACGATCACGCTCGAAAAATTCGATCCGGCGAAAAAGATTCCGGTTATCAAAGCGATCCGCGAAATCACGGGACTGGGCTTGGGAGAAGCGAAGACGCTCGTCGAAGGCGCTCCGAAAGTCGTCAAAGAGGGCGTCAGCAAAGCGGATGCCGACAAAATCATCGCCCAGCTCACGGAAGCCGGCGGTACCGCAAGCAAAAAATAA
- the rpmG gene encoding 50S ribosomal protein L33, whose amino-acid sequence MASKKKGAVEIIALQCTECKRKNYTTMKNRKNTQGKLELSKYCPFDRKHTLHKETKVK is encoded by the coding sequence ATGGCGAGTAAAAAGAAAGGTGCTGTTGAAATCATTGCGCTGCAGTGCACGGAATGCAAACGAAAAAATTATACGACGATGAAAAACCGCAAAAACACGCAGGGTAAGCTTGAATTGAGCAAGTATTGTCCCTTCGATCGGAAGCATACCCTTCATAAGGAAACAAAAGTAAAATAG